A genomic segment from Salvia splendens isolate huo1 chromosome 13, SspV2, whole genome shotgun sequence encodes:
- the LOC121761902 gene encoding polygalacturonate 4-alpha-galacturonosyltransferase-like isoform X2, whose protein sequence is MAIKGGSQSGGGKSKGIRSRVFASVAVFFVSLLAFSLLFVTAASSGQKELSIVSSRQDLNWRERLALQHLNSLFSKDVIDVINASTNDLGPLNVDFFRKDKLSASWKVAGNKRSAGNATSAEAAGEALKTKKETSRFKEERASNGIDNSVFLETPAKLSRRQLREKRREKRAADLVKPDDEVTVKLENAAIERSKSVDSAVLGKYSIWRKENDNENTDSTVRLIRDQLIMARVYTSLARMKNKTDLANELQNRLKESQRSLGDVTVDSDLHPSAPEKIKLMGQVLSKAKEQLYDCNLVTGKLRAMLQSADEQVRSLKKQSTFLSQLAAKTIPNGLHCLAMRLTIDYYLLPPEKRKFPRSENLENPILYHYALFSDNVLAASVVVNSTIMNAKDPRKHVFHLVTDKLNFGAMNMWFLLNPPGKATIHVENVDEFKWLNSSYCPVLRQLESAAMKEYYFKAAHPTTLSAGSSNLKYRNPKYLSMLNHLRFYLPQVYPKLDKILFLDDDIVVQKDLTGLWSVDLHGKVNGAVETCGESFHRFDKYLNFSNPHIAKNFNPNACGWAYGMNMFDLKEWKKKDITGIYHKWQNMNEDRVLWKLGTLPPGLITFYGLTHPLEKSWHVLGLGYNPSIDKTDIENAAVVHYNGNMKPWLELAMTKYKPYWTKYIKYDHPYVRNCKLSE, encoded by the exons ATGGCGATTAAGGGGGGATCGCAATCCGGCGGAGGCAAGAGTAAAGGTATTCGATCTCGCGTCTTCGCTTCCGTCGCCGTGTTTTTCGTCTCATTACTCGCCTTCTCCCTTCTATTCGTCACCGCCGCTTCTTCCG GTCAAAAAGAATTATCAATCGTGTCCAGCAGACAG GATTTAAATTGGAGAGAGAGGCTGGCACTGCAACATCTTAATTCTTTATTCTCGAAAGAT GTAATTGACGTTATTAACGCCAGTACAAATGATTTGGGACCTTTAAACGTTGACTTTTTTAGAAAAGATAAATTGTCTGCCTCTTGGAAGGTAGCTGGGAACAAAAGGTCTGCTGGTAATGCCACTTCTGCCGAG GCTGCTGGGGAAGCCTTGAAGACTAAGAAAGAAACGTCTAGATTCAAGGAGGAACGTGCTTCAAATGGTATAG ATAATTCTGTTTTCCTTGAGACACCAGCTAAATTGTCCCGAAGG CAATTGAGAGAAAAAAGACGTGAAAAGCGTGCTGCAGACTTGGTAAAACCGGATGATGAAGTAACCGTAAAGCTCGAAAATGCAGCTATTGAGCGTTCTAAATCAGTAGACTCCGCAGTTTTGGGGAAGTATAGCATCTGGAGGAAAGAAAATGATAATGAAAACACTGATTCAACTGTACGCTTGATACGTGATCAATTGATAATGGCAAGGGTATATACAAGTCTTGCAAGGATGAAAAACAAGACCGATTTGGCCAATGAATTGCAGAATCGGCTCAAGGAAAGCCAGCGTTCTCTAGGAGATGTCACTGTTGATTCTGATCTACATCCAAG TGCACCTGAAAAAATTAAACTGATGGGCCAAGTGCTGTCTAAAGCTAAAGAGCAATTGTACGACTGCAACCTGGTCACTGGGAAACTAAGAGCCATGCTGCAATCTGCGGATGAGCAAGTCAGGAGTCTTAAAAAGCAGAGCACATTCCTTAGCCAGCTAGCTGCAAAGACAATACCAAATGGGCTTCACTGTTTGGCCATGCGCTTGACTATCGATTATTACCTCCTGCCACCTGAGAAAAGAAAGTTCCCTCGGAGTGAGAATCTGGAAAACCCAATTCTTTACCATTATGCCCTTTTTTCGGATAATGTTCTTGCTGCTTCAGTAGTGGTCAACTCAACCATTATGAATGCCAAG gACCCCAGGAAACACGTTTTCCATCTTGTTACTGATAAATTGAACTTTGGTGCGATGAATATGTGGTTTCTTTTGAATCCCCCGGGTAAAGCTACAATCCATGTTGAAAATGTAGATGAATTCAAGTGGCTGAACTCATCATATTGCCCTGTTCTACGTCAGTTAGAGTCTGCTGCTATGAAAGAGTACTATTTCAAGGCGGCTCATCCAACCACACTTTCTGCTGGTTCCTCTAACCTGAAGTACAGGAACCCAAAATATCTTTCAATGCTTAACCATTTAAGGTTCTACCTCCCACAGGTCTATCCAAAGTTGGATAAAATTCTTTTCCTTGATGACGACATTGTTGTTCAGAAAGACTTGACTGGACTTTGGTCGGTTGATCTCCATGGAAAAGTAAATGGTGCAGTTGAAACATGTGGCGAGAGCTTCCATAGGTTTGACAAATATCTAAACTTCTCCAACCCTCACATTGCTAAGAATTTTAATCCCAATGCTTGTGGGTGGGCTTATGGAATGAACATGTTCGATCTAAAGGAGTGGAAGAAGAAGGATATAACTGGTATATACCACAAATGGCAGAATATG AATGAAGACAGGGTACTGTGGAAGCTTGGAACTCTACCTCCAGGTCTGATTACCTTCTATGGGCTGACTCATCCACTCGAAAAGTCTTGGCACGTGCTTGGTTTGGGTTACAATCCGAGCATTGACAAGACCGACATAGAGAATGCAGCCGTTGTACATTACAATGGAAACATGAAACCGTGGTTAGAACTGGCAATGACCAAGTACAAACCATATTGGACCAAGTATATAAAGTACGACCACCCATATGTACGCAACTGCAAACTGAGCGAATGA
- the LOC121761902 gene encoding polygalacturonate 4-alpha-galacturonosyltransferase-like isoform X1 — translation MAIKGGSQSGGGKSKGIRSRVFASVAVFFVSLLAFSLLFVTAASSGQKELSIVSSRQDLNWRERLALQHLNSLFSKDVIDVINASTNDLGPLNVDFFRKDKLSASWKVAGNKRSAGNATSAEAAGEALKTKKETSRFKEERASNGIEDNSVFLETPAKLSRRQLREKRREKRAADLVKPDDEVTVKLENAAIERSKSVDSAVLGKYSIWRKENDNENTDSTVRLIRDQLIMARVYTSLARMKNKTDLANELQNRLKESQRSLGDVTVDSDLHPSAPEKIKLMGQVLSKAKEQLYDCNLVTGKLRAMLQSADEQVRSLKKQSTFLSQLAAKTIPNGLHCLAMRLTIDYYLLPPEKRKFPRSENLENPILYHYALFSDNVLAASVVVNSTIMNAKDPRKHVFHLVTDKLNFGAMNMWFLLNPPGKATIHVENVDEFKWLNSSYCPVLRQLESAAMKEYYFKAAHPTTLSAGSSNLKYRNPKYLSMLNHLRFYLPQVYPKLDKILFLDDDIVVQKDLTGLWSVDLHGKVNGAVETCGESFHRFDKYLNFSNPHIAKNFNPNACGWAYGMNMFDLKEWKKKDITGIYHKWQNMNEDRVLWKLGTLPPGLITFYGLTHPLEKSWHVLGLGYNPSIDKTDIENAAVVHYNGNMKPWLELAMTKYKPYWTKYIKYDHPYVRNCKLSE, via the exons ATGGCGATTAAGGGGGGATCGCAATCCGGCGGAGGCAAGAGTAAAGGTATTCGATCTCGCGTCTTCGCTTCCGTCGCCGTGTTTTTCGTCTCATTACTCGCCTTCTCCCTTCTATTCGTCACCGCCGCTTCTTCCG GTCAAAAAGAATTATCAATCGTGTCCAGCAGACAG GATTTAAATTGGAGAGAGAGGCTGGCACTGCAACATCTTAATTCTTTATTCTCGAAAGAT GTAATTGACGTTATTAACGCCAGTACAAATGATTTGGGACCTTTAAACGTTGACTTTTTTAGAAAAGATAAATTGTCTGCCTCTTGGAAGGTAGCTGGGAACAAAAGGTCTGCTGGTAATGCCACTTCTGCCGAG GCTGCTGGGGAAGCCTTGAAGACTAAGAAAGAAACGTCTAGATTCAAGGAGGAACGTGCTTCAAATGGTATAG AAGATAATTCTGTTTTCCTTGAGACACCAGCTAAATTGTCCCGAAGG CAATTGAGAGAAAAAAGACGTGAAAAGCGTGCTGCAGACTTGGTAAAACCGGATGATGAAGTAACCGTAAAGCTCGAAAATGCAGCTATTGAGCGTTCTAAATCAGTAGACTCCGCAGTTTTGGGGAAGTATAGCATCTGGAGGAAAGAAAATGATAATGAAAACACTGATTCAACTGTACGCTTGATACGTGATCAATTGATAATGGCAAGGGTATATACAAGTCTTGCAAGGATGAAAAACAAGACCGATTTGGCCAATGAATTGCAGAATCGGCTCAAGGAAAGCCAGCGTTCTCTAGGAGATGTCACTGTTGATTCTGATCTACATCCAAG TGCACCTGAAAAAATTAAACTGATGGGCCAAGTGCTGTCTAAAGCTAAAGAGCAATTGTACGACTGCAACCTGGTCACTGGGAAACTAAGAGCCATGCTGCAATCTGCGGATGAGCAAGTCAGGAGTCTTAAAAAGCAGAGCACATTCCTTAGCCAGCTAGCTGCAAAGACAATACCAAATGGGCTTCACTGTTTGGCCATGCGCTTGACTATCGATTATTACCTCCTGCCACCTGAGAAAAGAAAGTTCCCTCGGAGTGAGAATCTGGAAAACCCAATTCTTTACCATTATGCCCTTTTTTCGGATAATGTTCTTGCTGCTTCAGTAGTGGTCAACTCAACCATTATGAATGCCAAG gACCCCAGGAAACACGTTTTCCATCTTGTTACTGATAAATTGAACTTTGGTGCGATGAATATGTGGTTTCTTTTGAATCCCCCGGGTAAAGCTACAATCCATGTTGAAAATGTAGATGAATTCAAGTGGCTGAACTCATCATATTGCCCTGTTCTACGTCAGTTAGAGTCTGCTGCTATGAAAGAGTACTATTTCAAGGCGGCTCATCCAACCACACTTTCTGCTGGTTCCTCTAACCTGAAGTACAGGAACCCAAAATATCTTTCAATGCTTAACCATTTAAGGTTCTACCTCCCACAGGTCTATCCAAAGTTGGATAAAATTCTTTTCCTTGATGACGACATTGTTGTTCAGAAAGACTTGACTGGACTTTGGTCGGTTGATCTCCATGGAAAAGTAAATGGTGCAGTTGAAACATGTGGCGAGAGCTTCCATAGGTTTGACAAATATCTAAACTTCTCCAACCCTCACATTGCTAAGAATTTTAATCCCAATGCTTGTGGGTGGGCTTATGGAATGAACATGTTCGATCTAAAGGAGTGGAAGAAGAAGGATATAACTGGTATATACCACAAATGGCAGAATATG AATGAAGACAGGGTACTGTGGAAGCTTGGAACTCTACCTCCAGGTCTGATTACCTTCTATGGGCTGACTCATCCACTCGAAAAGTCTTGGCACGTGCTTGGTTTGGGTTACAATCCGAGCATTGACAAGACCGACATAGAGAATGCAGCCGTTGTACATTACAATGGAAACATGAAACCGTGGTTAGAACTGGCAATGACCAAGTACAAACCATATTGGACCAAGTATATAAAGTACGACCACCCATATGTACGCAACTGCAAACTGAGCGAATGA
- the LOC121761902 gene encoding polygalacturonate 4-alpha-galacturonosyltransferase-like isoform X3: protein MAIKGGSQSGGGKSKGIRSRVFASVAVFFVSLLAFSLLFVTAASSGQKELSIVSSRQDLNWRERLALQHLNSLFSKDVIDVINASTNDLGPLNVDFFRKDKLSASWKVAGNKRSAGNATSAEAAGEALKTKKETSRFKEERASNEDNSVFLETPAKLSRRQLREKRREKRAADLVKPDDEVTVKLENAAIERSKSVDSAVLGKYSIWRKENDNENTDSTVRLIRDQLIMARVYTSLARMKNKTDLANELQNRLKESQRSLGDVTVDSDLHPSAPEKIKLMGQVLSKAKEQLYDCNLVTGKLRAMLQSADEQVRSLKKQSTFLSQLAAKTIPNGLHCLAMRLTIDYYLLPPEKRKFPRSENLENPILYHYALFSDNVLAASVVVNSTIMNAKDPRKHVFHLVTDKLNFGAMNMWFLLNPPGKATIHVENVDEFKWLNSSYCPVLRQLESAAMKEYYFKAAHPTTLSAGSSNLKYRNPKYLSMLNHLRFYLPQVYPKLDKILFLDDDIVVQKDLTGLWSVDLHGKVNGAVETCGESFHRFDKYLNFSNPHIAKNFNPNACGWAYGMNMFDLKEWKKKDITGIYHKWQNMNEDRVLWKLGTLPPGLITFYGLTHPLEKSWHVLGLGYNPSIDKTDIENAAVVHYNGNMKPWLELAMTKYKPYWTKYIKYDHPYVRNCKLSE, encoded by the exons ATGGCGATTAAGGGGGGATCGCAATCCGGCGGAGGCAAGAGTAAAGGTATTCGATCTCGCGTCTTCGCTTCCGTCGCCGTGTTTTTCGTCTCATTACTCGCCTTCTCCCTTCTATTCGTCACCGCCGCTTCTTCCG GTCAAAAAGAATTATCAATCGTGTCCAGCAGACAG GATTTAAATTGGAGAGAGAGGCTGGCACTGCAACATCTTAATTCTTTATTCTCGAAAGAT GTAATTGACGTTATTAACGCCAGTACAAATGATTTGGGACCTTTAAACGTTGACTTTTTTAGAAAAGATAAATTGTCTGCCTCTTGGAAGGTAGCTGGGAACAAAAGGTCTGCTGGTAATGCCACTTCTGCCGAG GCTGCTGGGGAAGCCTTGAAGACTAAGAAAGAAACGTCTAGATTCAAGGAGGAACGTGCTTCAAATG AAGATAATTCTGTTTTCCTTGAGACACCAGCTAAATTGTCCCGAAGG CAATTGAGAGAAAAAAGACGTGAAAAGCGTGCTGCAGACTTGGTAAAACCGGATGATGAAGTAACCGTAAAGCTCGAAAATGCAGCTATTGAGCGTTCTAAATCAGTAGACTCCGCAGTTTTGGGGAAGTATAGCATCTGGAGGAAAGAAAATGATAATGAAAACACTGATTCAACTGTACGCTTGATACGTGATCAATTGATAATGGCAAGGGTATATACAAGTCTTGCAAGGATGAAAAACAAGACCGATTTGGCCAATGAATTGCAGAATCGGCTCAAGGAAAGCCAGCGTTCTCTAGGAGATGTCACTGTTGATTCTGATCTACATCCAAG TGCACCTGAAAAAATTAAACTGATGGGCCAAGTGCTGTCTAAAGCTAAAGAGCAATTGTACGACTGCAACCTGGTCACTGGGAAACTAAGAGCCATGCTGCAATCTGCGGATGAGCAAGTCAGGAGTCTTAAAAAGCAGAGCACATTCCTTAGCCAGCTAGCTGCAAAGACAATACCAAATGGGCTTCACTGTTTGGCCATGCGCTTGACTATCGATTATTACCTCCTGCCACCTGAGAAAAGAAAGTTCCCTCGGAGTGAGAATCTGGAAAACCCAATTCTTTACCATTATGCCCTTTTTTCGGATAATGTTCTTGCTGCTTCAGTAGTGGTCAACTCAACCATTATGAATGCCAAG gACCCCAGGAAACACGTTTTCCATCTTGTTACTGATAAATTGAACTTTGGTGCGATGAATATGTGGTTTCTTTTGAATCCCCCGGGTAAAGCTACAATCCATGTTGAAAATGTAGATGAATTCAAGTGGCTGAACTCATCATATTGCCCTGTTCTACGTCAGTTAGAGTCTGCTGCTATGAAAGAGTACTATTTCAAGGCGGCTCATCCAACCACACTTTCTGCTGGTTCCTCTAACCTGAAGTACAGGAACCCAAAATATCTTTCAATGCTTAACCATTTAAGGTTCTACCTCCCACAGGTCTATCCAAAGTTGGATAAAATTCTTTTCCTTGATGACGACATTGTTGTTCAGAAAGACTTGACTGGACTTTGGTCGGTTGATCTCCATGGAAAAGTAAATGGTGCAGTTGAAACATGTGGCGAGAGCTTCCATAGGTTTGACAAATATCTAAACTTCTCCAACCCTCACATTGCTAAGAATTTTAATCCCAATGCTTGTGGGTGGGCTTATGGAATGAACATGTTCGATCTAAAGGAGTGGAAGAAGAAGGATATAACTGGTATATACCACAAATGGCAGAATATG AATGAAGACAGGGTACTGTGGAAGCTTGGAACTCTACCTCCAGGTCTGATTACCTTCTATGGGCTGACTCATCCACTCGAAAAGTCTTGGCACGTGCTTGGTTTGGGTTACAATCCGAGCATTGACAAGACCGACATAGAGAATGCAGCCGTTGTACATTACAATGGAAACATGAAACCGTGGTTAGAACTGGCAATGACCAAGTACAAACCATATTGGACCAAGTATATAAAGTACGACCACCCATATGTACGCAACTGCAAACTGAGCGAATGA
- the LOC121761902 gene encoding polygalacturonate 4-alpha-galacturonosyltransferase-like isoform X4 → MAIKGGSQSGGGKSKGIRSRVFASVAVFFVSLLAFSLLFVTAASSGQKELSIVSSRQDLNWRERLALQHLNSLFSKDVIDVINASTNDLGPLNVDFFRKDKLSASWKVAGNKRSAGNATSAEAAGEALKTKKETSRFKEERASNDNSVFLETPAKLSRRQLREKRREKRAADLVKPDDEVTVKLENAAIERSKSVDSAVLGKYSIWRKENDNENTDSTVRLIRDQLIMARVYTSLARMKNKTDLANELQNRLKESQRSLGDVTVDSDLHPSAPEKIKLMGQVLSKAKEQLYDCNLVTGKLRAMLQSADEQVRSLKKQSTFLSQLAAKTIPNGLHCLAMRLTIDYYLLPPEKRKFPRSENLENPILYHYALFSDNVLAASVVVNSTIMNAKDPRKHVFHLVTDKLNFGAMNMWFLLNPPGKATIHVENVDEFKWLNSSYCPVLRQLESAAMKEYYFKAAHPTTLSAGSSNLKYRNPKYLSMLNHLRFYLPQVYPKLDKILFLDDDIVVQKDLTGLWSVDLHGKVNGAVETCGESFHRFDKYLNFSNPHIAKNFNPNACGWAYGMNMFDLKEWKKKDITGIYHKWQNMNEDRVLWKLGTLPPGLITFYGLTHPLEKSWHVLGLGYNPSIDKTDIENAAVVHYNGNMKPWLELAMTKYKPYWTKYIKYDHPYVRNCKLSE, encoded by the exons ATGGCGATTAAGGGGGGATCGCAATCCGGCGGAGGCAAGAGTAAAGGTATTCGATCTCGCGTCTTCGCTTCCGTCGCCGTGTTTTTCGTCTCATTACTCGCCTTCTCCCTTCTATTCGTCACCGCCGCTTCTTCCG GTCAAAAAGAATTATCAATCGTGTCCAGCAGACAG GATTTAAATTGGAGAGAGAGGCTGGCACTGCAACATCTTAATTCTTTATTCTCGAAAGAT GTAATTGACGTTATTAACGCCAGTACAAATGATTTGGGACCTTTAAACGTTGACTTTTTTAGAAAAGATAAATTGTCTGCCTCTTGGAAGGTAGCTGGGAACAAAAGGTCTGCTGGTAATGCCACTTCTGCCGAG GCTGCTGGGGAAGCCTTGAAGACTAAGAAAGAAACGTCTAGATTCAAGGAGGAACGTGCTTCAAATG ATAATTCTGTTTTCCTTGAGACACCAGCTAAATTGTCCCGAAGG CAATTGAGAGAAAAAAGACGTGAAAAGCGTGCTGCAGACTTGGTAAAACCGGATGATGAAGTAACCGTAAAGCTCGAAAATGCAGCTATTGAGCGTTCTAAATCAGTAGACTCCGCAGTTTTGGGGAAGTATAGCATCTGGAGGAAAGAAAATGATAATGAAAACACTGATTCAACTGTACGCTTGATACGTGATCAATTGATAATGGCAAGGGTATATACAAGTCTTGCAAGGATGAAAAACAAGACCGATTTGGCCAATGAATTGCAGAATCGGCTCAAGGAAAGCCAGCGTTCTCTAGGAGATGTCACTGTTGATTCTGATCTACATCCAAG TGCACCTGAAAAAATTAAACTGATGGGCCAAGTGCTGTCTAAAGCTAAAGAGCAATTGTACGACTGCAACCTGGTCACTGGGAAACTAAGAGCCATGCTGCAATCTGCGGATGAGCAAGTCAGGAGTCTTAAAAAGCAGAGCACATTCCTTAGCCAGCTAGCTGCAAAGACAATACCAAATGGGCTTCACTGTTTGGCCATGCGCTTGACTATCGATTATTACCTCCTGCCACCTGAGAAAAGAAAGTTCCCTCGGAGTGAGAATCTGGAAAACCCAATTCTTTACCATTATGCCCTTTTTTCGGATAATGTTCTTGCTGCTTCAGTAGTGGTCAACTCAACCATTATGAATGCCAAG gACCCCAGGAAACACGTTTTCCATCTTGTTACTGATAAATTGAACTTTGGTGCGATGAATATGTGGTTTCTTTTGAATCCCCCGGGTAAAGCTACAATCCATGTTGAAAATGTAGATGAATTCAAGTGGCTGAACTCATCATATTGCCCTGTTCTACGTCAGTTAGAGTCTGCTGCTATGAAAGAGTACTATTTCAAGGCGGCTCATCCAACCACACTTTCTGCTGGTTCCTCTAACCTGAAGTACAGGAACCCAAAATATCTTTCAATGCTTAACCATTTAAGGTTCTACCTCCCACAGGTCTATCCAAAGTTGGATAAAATTCTTTTCCTTGATGACGACATTGTTGTTCAGAAAGACTTGACTGGACTTTGGTCGGTTGATCTCCATGGAAAAGTAAATGGTGCAGTTGAAACATGTGGCGAGAGCTTCCATAGGTTTGACAAATATCTAAACTTCTCCAACCCTCACATTGCTAAGAATTTTAATCCCAATGCTTGTGGGTGGGCTTATGGAATGAACATGTTCGATCTAAAGGAGTGGAAGAAGAAGGATATAACTGGTATATACCACAAATGGCAGAATATG AATGAAGACAGGGTACTGTGGAAGCTTGGAACTCTACCTCCAGGTCTGATTACCTTCTATGGGCTGACTCATCCACTCGAAAAGTCTTGGCACGTGCTTGGTTTGGGTTACAATCCGAGCATTGACAAGACCGACATAGAGAATGCAGCCGTTGTACATTACAATGGAAACATGAAACCGTGGTTAGAACTGGCAATGACCAAGTACAAACCATATTGGACCAAGTATATAAAGTACGACCACCCATATGTACGCAACTGCAAACTGAGCGAATGA